The Trichomycterus rosablanca isolate fTriRos1 chromosome 15, fTriRos1.hap1, whole genome shotgun sequence genome contains a region encoding:
- the akt3b gene encoding RAC-gamma serine/threonine-protein kinase, with translation MNDQNVVKEGWVQKRGEYIKNWRPRYFLLKTDGSFIGYKEKPQDVDFAYPLNNFSVAKCQLMKTERPKPNTFIIRCLQWTTVIERTFHVDSPEERDEWVEAIQMVADKLAKQEEEGILCSPTTQIEIVSEEEMDISISHHKRKTMNDFDYLKLLGKGTFGKVILVKEKASGTYYAMKILKKEVIVAKDEVAHTLTESRVLKNTRHPFLTSLKYSFQTKDRLCFVMEYVNGGELFFHLSRERVFSENRTRFYGAEIVSALDYLHSAKIVYRDLKLENLMLDKDGHIKITDFGLCKEGITDAATMKTFCGTPEYLAPEVLEDNDYGRAVDWWGLGVVMYEMMCGRLPFYNQDHEKLFELILMEEIKFPRTLSSDAKSLLSGLLIKDPNKRLGGGPDDAKEIMRHSFFSALDWQDVYDKKLAPPFMPQVSSETDTRYFDEEFTAQTITITPPEKFDEDGMDSADSEKRPHFPQFSYSASGRE, from the exons ATGAACGACCAGAACGTGGTGAAGGAAGGATGGGTGCAGAAGAGAG GCGAGTATATAAAGAACTGGAGGCCGCGTTACTTCCTGCTGAAGACCGACGGCTCCTTCATCGGCTACAAGGAAAAGCCTCAGGACGTGGACTTCGCCTACCCGCTGAATAACTTCTCAGTGGCCA agtgTCAGTTAATGAAAACGGAGAGGCCGAAGCCCAACACCTTCATCATCAGATGTTTACAGTGGACCACTGTGATTGAGCGCACTTTTCACGTGGATTCACCTGAGGAGAG GGACGAATGGGTGGAGGCGATTCAGATGGTCGCAGACAAGCTGGCCAAGCAGGAGGAGGAAGGAATCCTGTGCAGTCCCACCACCCAGATCGAGATCGTCAGCGAAGAGGAGATGGACATCTCCATCAGCCACCACAAACGAAAG ACAATGAATGACTTTGACTACCTGAAGCTTCTGGGCAAAGGCACGTTCGGGAAGGTGATTCTGGTGAAAGAGAAGGCCAGCGGAACTTATTATGCAATGAAAATCCTGAAGAAGGAGGTCATTGTCGCCAAG GATGAAGTGGCTCACACGTTGACTGAAAGCAGGGTATTGAAAAACACTAGACATCCATTTTTAACC tctctAAAGTACTCGTTTCAAACCAAGGACCGTCTGTGTTTTGTAATGGAGTACGTCAACGGTGGAGAG CTGTTTTTTCATTTGTCGAGGGAGCGAGTGTTTTCGGAAAACCGGACCCGGTTCTACGGAGCTGAGATCGTCTCGGCGCTGGACTATTTGCACTCGGCGAAGATCGTTTACCGTGATCTCAAG cttGAAAACCTGATGCTGGATAAGGACGGTCACATCAAGATCACTGATTTCGGTCTGTGTAAGGAGGGCATCACTGACGCTGCCACCATGAAGACGTTCTGTGGGACTCCTGAGTATCTGGCGCCTGAG GTCTTGGAGGATAACGATTACGGCCGAGCGGTGGACTGGTGGGGGCTCGGAGTGGTCATGTACGAGATGATGTGTGGACGCCTCCCCTTTTATAATCAG gaccatgagaAGCTGTTCGAGCTGATTCTTATGGAGGAAATCAAATTTCCCAGGACGCTCTCGAGCGACGCCAAGTCTCTGCTGTCCGGCCTGCTTATCAAAGACCCCAATAAGAG gttgggGGGAGGACCGGACGATGCCAAGGAGATCATGAGACACAGTTTCTTCTCGGCGCTGGACTGGCAGGATGTTTATGACAAAAAG CTCGCCCCCCCCTTCATGCCCCAAGTGTCGTCCGAAACGGACACCAGGTATTTCGACGAGGAGTTCACGGCTCAGACCATCACCATCACCCCTCCTGAGAAAT TCGACGAGGACGGAATGGACTCGGCCGACAGTGAGAAGAGACCGCATTTCCCACAATTCTCCTACTCGGCCAGCGGGCGGGAGTGA
- the pus10 gene encoding putative tRNA pseudouridine synthase Pus10, whose protein sequence is MLSLKDKDRPIIRKLLGAGCCVRCVLRFCCVGKYSAYQRSSEDINKELLAFLSEADGEKRPDTSDEGQTGDPPCKKMKLEPPQGGQDGGGGGTDAAQTSDVCVACVGVLQHHCDHGSVGQVCDVVRKQEYKFDSLVLAVSLPAQLSVREHSCWLHIKKEVKEKNMCLDKEDVVQVKDAYKWAVQGLMGKELGAPVLTNSVFGVSVGFTHPESDADCHFLATVCPDCFKPTKNKASVFTRMAVERAQDKISDEKFLRNYPSPPARPSSTCTSLETTCLHASVFMAGRYNKFSRELPQTPWVIDGERRMEGSVEELIAAPLLSSFRADGFNFSSSGREDVDVRTLGNGRPFALELLNPHRAAFNRAEIKQLQDTINTSTDKIRVRDLQVVTREATSRMKEGEEEKTKSYSALIWTKTPITQADLDFFENVKELKIDQKTPLRVLHRRPLAVRQRIIHSMSTRYLDPHHFTLLLRTQAGTYIKEFVHGDFGRTKPNLGLLMEAEVDILELDVESVDVDWPPAVPE, encoded by the exons ATGCTCTCTCTTAAAGACAAAGACCGTCCCATCATCAGAAAGCTGCTGGGTGCTGGCTGCTGTGTGAGATGTGTTCTCCGCTTCTGCTGTGTGGGGAAGTATTCTGCGTATCAGCGCTCCTCTGAG GACATAAACAAAGAGCTGTTAGCTTTTCTGAGTGAAGCGGACGGCGAGAAACGTCCCGATACTTCAGATGAGGGACAGACCGGAGACCCGCCGTGTAAGAAGATGAAGCTGGAGCCACCTCAGGGTGGACAGGACGGAGGGGGCGGCGGGACAGACGCGGCTCAGACGTCGGACGTGTGTGTTGCATGTGTCGGTGTGCTGCAGCACCACTGTGATCACGGTTCTGTTGGACAG GTTTGTGACGTGGTGAGGAAACAGGAATACAAGTTTGACAGTCTGGTGCTGGCGGTGTCACTTCCTGCTCAGCTGTCCGTCAGAGAG caTTCCTGCTGGCTGCACATCAAAAAGGAAGTCAA GGAGAAGAACATGTGTCTGGATAAGGAGGACGTGGTTCAGGTGAAAGATGCTTATAAATGGGCCGTACAGGGACTGATGGGGAAGGAGCTGGGAGCGCCTGTACTGACCAAC agtgtgtttggggtcagtGTCGGCTTCACACATCCAGAATCAGACGCCGACTGCCACTTCCT GGCGACGGTCTGTCCCGACTGCTtcaaaccaaccaaaaataaagcA TCAGTCTTTACTAGAATGGCGGTGGAGCGAGCGCAGGACAAAATCTCTGATGAAAAATTCCTCAG AAATTACCCGAGTCCACCTGCTCGCCCCAGCAGTACGTGCACCTCTCTGGAAACCACGTGTCTGCACGCTTCAGTCTTCATGGCAG GGAGGTATAATAAGTTTTCGCGGGAGCTTCCTCAGACCCCCTGGGTGATCGATGGAGAGAGGAGGATGGAGGGATCGGTGGAGGAGCTGATCGCCGCTCCACTGTTGTCCTCATTCAGAGCGGACG GTTTCAACTTTTCCTCGTCTGGGAGAGAAGACGTGGACGTACGAACTCTGGGGAACG GACGCCCGTTTGCTCTGGAGCTCCTGAACCCTCACAGAGCGGCGTTTAACAGGGCCGAGATCAAACAGCTTCAGGAT ACCATCAACACGTCGACCGATAAGATCCGAGTCCGGGACCTGCAGGTTGTAACCAG agaagccACATCCCGTATGAAGGAGGGTGAGGAGGAGAAGACCAAGTCCTACAGCGCCCTCATCTGGACTAAGACGCCCATAACTCAGGCAGATTTGGATTTTTTTGAGAACGTTAAG gagctgAAGATTGATCAGAAGACCCCACTGAGAGTTCTACATCGCAGACCGCTGGCCGTCAGACAGAGAATCATTCACTCGATGAGCACTCGCTACCTGGATCCTCACCACTTCACCCTGCTGCTGCGCACTCAGGCCGGCAC CTACATTAAGGAGTTCGTGCATGGAGATTTCGGGAGGACGAAGCCCAACCTGGGGTTGCTCATGGAGGCGGAGGTGGACATTTTGGAGCTGGACGTGGAG TCGGTGGATGTGGACTGGCCCCCTGCTGTACCCGAGTGA
- the cct4 gene encoding T-complex protein 1 subunit delta, producing the protein MPEAPKAGAYVDRDKPAQIRYSNISAGKAVADAIRTSLGPKGMDKMIQDGKGDVTITNDGATILNQMQVLHPAAKMLVELSKAQDIEAGDGTTSVVVIAGALLDACAKLLQKGIHPTTISESFQKAVDKGVEILNSISQPVELSDRETLLNSATTSLCSKVVSQYSSLLAPMSVEAVMRVIDPATATSVDLRDINIVKKLGGTIDDCELVEGLVLTQKVVNSGLSRVEKAKIGLIQFCLSPPKTDMDNQIVVSDYTQMDRVLREERAYILNLIKQIKKAGCNVLLIQKSILRDALSDLALHFLNKMKIMVVKDIERDEIEFICKTIGTKPIAHIDYFTPEMLGVAELVEEVNLDGSGKLVKITGCASPGKTVSIVVRGSNKLVIEEAERSIHDALCVIRCLVKKRALIAGGGAPEIELALRLAEYARSLGGMEAYCVRAYADALEVIPSTLAENAGLNPISTVTELRNRHAQGEKTAGINVRKGGISNILEELVVQPLLVSISALTLATETVRSILKIDDVVNTR; encoded by the exons ATGCCTGAAGCGCCGAAAGCGGGAGCTTATGTGGACCGAGACAAACCCGCTCAGATCCGCTACAGCAACATCAGCGCTgggaaag CTGTCGCAGATGCCATCAGGACCAGTCTTGGCCCTAAAGGCATGGACAAAATG ATCCAGGACGGGAAAGGAGACGTCACCATTACTAACGACGGAGCCACCATTCTGAATCAGATGCAGGTTCTGCACCCTGCTGCTAAAATG CTGGTAGAGCTGTCCAAGGCCCAGGATATCGAGGCTGGTGATGGCACTACATCTGTCGTGGTGATTGCTGGAGCTCTGTTGGATGCCTGTGCCAAGCTCCTACAGAAAG GTATCCACCCGACCACCATCTCCGAGTCCTTCCAGAAAGCCGTGGATAAAGGCGTGGAGATCCTGAACTCCATCAGCCAGCCCGTGGAGCTCAGTGACCGCGAGACTCTGCTCAACAGTGCCACCACGTCTCTCTGCTCCAAAGTGGTGTCTCAGTACTCCAGCCTGCTGGCACCCATGAGCGTGGAGGCCGTGATGAGGGTCATCGACCCGGCGACCGCCACCAGCGTCGACCTCCGCGACATCAACATCGTCAAGAAGCTCGG CGGGACCATCGACGACTGTGAGCTGGTGGAGGGTCTGGTTCTGACTCAGAAGGTGGTGAACTCCGGACTGTCTCGTGTCGAGAAGGCCAAGATCGGCCTGATCCAGTTCTGCCTGTCGCCTCCAAAGACTGAT ATGGACAACCAGATCGTAGTGTCGGACTACACGCAGATGGACCGGGTGCTCCGCGAGGAACGAGCTTACATCCTCAACCTGATCAAACAGATCAAGAAAGCCGGATGCAACGTCCTGCTCATCCAGAAGTCCATCCTCAG AGATGCCCTGAGTGATCTGGCCCTTCATTTCCTGAACAAGATGAAGATTATGGTGGTGAAGGACATCGAGCGTGACGAGATCGAATTCATCTGCAAG ACAATTGGCACCAAGCCCATTGCTCATATTGACTATTTTACACCGGAGATGCTGGGCGTGGCTGAGCTGGTTGAGGAAGTGAACCTGGATGGCTCAGGAAAGCTGGTTAAG atcacTGGTTGTGCCAGTCCCGGCAAGACAGTGAGCATTGTGGTGCGCGGCTCCAACAAGCTGGTGATTGAGGAGGCTGAGCGCTCCATTCACGATGCTCTGTGTGTCATCCGCTGCCTCGTTAAAAAGAG GGCTCTGATTGCCGGTGGTGGCGCACCTGAGATCGAGCTGGCTCTGAGGTTGGCAGAGTATGCCCGCTCACTAGGTGGCATGGAGGCATACTGTGTCCGAGCCTACGCAGACGCTCTGGAGGTCATTCCCTCCACGCTGGCCGAGAACGCTGGTCTTAACCCCATCTCCACAGTCACCGAGCTGCGCAACAGGCACGCCCAGGGCGAGAAGACGGCCGGCATCAATGTCCGCAAG GGTGGGATCTCTAACATCTTGGAGGAGCTGGTGGTCCAGCCCCTGTTGGTCTCCATCAGCGCACTTACCCTCGCCACGGAGACAGTACGCAGCATCCTCAAGATCGATGACGTC GTTAACACGcggtaa